Proteins found in one Hevea brasiliensis isolate MT/VB/25A 57/8 chromosome 18, ASM3005281v1, whole genome shotgun sequence genomic segment:
- the LOC110670820 gene encoding endonuclease 4 produces the protein MGDGSGLLWIGRVLILLQLVIGILGWGKEGHYAVCKIAEGYLTEDALAAVKELLPDSAGGDLAAVCPWPDEIRFHYRWSSALHYIDTPDFKCNYQYCRDCHDSAGHKDRCVTGAIFNYTNQLTSAYQNSNSEFKYNLTEALMFLAHFIGDVHQPLHVGFTGDLGGNTITVRWYRRKTNLHHVWDDMIIDSALKTFYGSDLANMIRAIQNNMTEGWSNQLPLWEYCQNNRTVCPDSYASESISLACKFAYKNATPGSTLGDDYFLSRLPIVEKRLAQGSIRLAATLNRIFASQGKIAYA, from the exons ATGGGTGATGGGTCTGGGCTGTTGTGGATTGGAAGGGTGCTTATTCTTCTCCAATTGGTTATTGGAATTCTCGGCTGGGGAAAGGAAGGCCACTATGCTGTTTGCAAGATAGCAGAG GGATATTTAACTGAAGATGCTCTAGCTGCAGTCAAGGAATTGCTTCCGGATTCTGCTGGAGGTGACCTTGCAGCTGTTTGCCCCTGGCCTGATGAGATCCGATTCCACTATCGCTGGAGTAGTGCCTTACATTATATTGATACACCAGATTTCAAGTGTAATTATCAATATTGTA GGGATTGTCACGACTCTGCTGGACATAAAGACAGATGTGTAACCGGAGCAATTTTCAACTACACAAACCAACTTACATCAGCATATCAGAATTCCAATTCAGAGTTCAAGT ACAATTTAACAGAGGCGCTTatgtttttagcccattttattggGGATGTTCATCAG CCCCTGCATGTTGGTTTCACTGGCGATTTGGGTGGAAATACAATAACAGTCCGTTGGTATCGTAGGAAGACAAATCTACACCAC GTATGGGATGACATGATTATTGATTCAGCCCTGAAGACATTCTATGGTTCAGATCTTGCAAACATGATACGAGCAATTCAGAATAATATGACA GAAGGATGGTCCAATCAACTGCCATTATGGGAATATTGTCAAAACAACCGCACAGTTTGTCCAGACTC GTATGCTTCTGAAAGCATTAGTTTGGCATGCAAGTTTGCATACAAGAATGCCACACCTGGAAGCACTTTGGGAG ATGATTACTTCCTTTCTCGGTTGCCTATTGTGGAAAAAAGGCTTGCTCAAGGCAGCATCCGCTTAGCTGCCACCCTCAACCGCATTTTTGCTTCTCAAGGCAAGATTGCTTACGCATGA